AAATGAGTATAAGTGATGCCGAGATTAAAGAAATTCTTCAGGAGACCCGGCGAATTGCTATCGTGGGTCTCTCCAACAAACCGGATCGGGACAGCTACAAGGTGGCAAAGTACCTACAAGAAGCAGGTTTTACGATCATTCCGATTAACCCTGTCGTCGATGAGGTGTTAGGGGTAAAAGCGGTTCCCTCTTTGCTTCAACTGACGGAACCGGTGGATTTAATCGATGTATTCCGCCGCAGCGAGGAGACGGTTCCGATTGCAGAACAGTCGGTTAAGACCGGGGCGAAGGTTTTATGGCTTCAGCTTGGAATTAAGAATGAGGAGGCGGAAAGGATTGCACGTGAAGCAGGGATGAAGGTGGTGATGGATCGGTGTATCAAGATTGAACATGCTCGTCTGCTTGGAAAGAAAGGGTAAGATACGTGCTTGCCTTTGCTAGATGGGCGGAGAAGAGATTTTTTCTAGGGGATCACCATAAAGATGAGAAAGCAAGGGGGAGAGGGTTGTGGAGAGAATCTCCTGGCATGAATATTTTATGGCCCAGGCAAAATTGATATCCCTAAGGGCTACTTGTACCCGACTCATGGTGGGAGCCGTAATCACGAGGGATCGGAGGGTGATTGCGGGGGGATATAATGGCAGCATTGCCGGGGATGAGCATTGTATTGATGTGGGGTGTAAGGTGGTGGATGGTCACTGTATTCGGACCATCCATGCGGAACAAAATGCTTTGATGCAATGTGCCAAGTTTGGCGTACCCACGGATGGGGCGGAGGTGTATGTGACCCATTTTCCTTGCCTTCATTGTACGAAATTGATGATCCAAGCAGGGATTAGGCATATTTATTATGAGACGCCCTACCATATCGACCCGTATGCCCAAGAATTGCTGGAAAAGGCGGGAGTGGAGACGACCCGGATCCGCGTAGATCTGGAAAAATATATCTCCGCTCTTCCGAAAGAAATATCCCTCATTCCCGAAAAAAGGGATAACGGGAACTTTACTCGGGGCGTTTGAGATGGGGTTTCTTACTCCGCTTATGTTCCGGAATGGATACGGAAACGATAAAGAGGGTTCGGGAGGGGAGGCTCTTTCCGCATGGATGCATGAAAAATGAAGAGGAATTTTAACGGCGCACGTCGAAAAGAGAAGAGGATTTTCGGAGGTGGTTCCTCTGTCTCTCTTTTTTTATGCGGCTGGATGGGGATTCGGTCTCTATCTCTATTTCTTGCAGGGTGAGGAGAAACTTTTTCTCTTCCTTCTGCTTCCTCTTCTTCTTCTTTTCTTTTTCCAAGGGGGAGGAAGATTGCAGCATCTCCTCATGCCGGCTCTCTTTATGCTTTTAGGCCTTGGTTATGGGTATTGGGACGGGAGCA
The DNA window shown above is from Thermicanus aegyptius DSM 12793 and carries:
- a CDS encoding ComE operon protein 2 gives rise to the protein MERISWHEYFMAQAKLISLRATCTRLMVGAVITRDRRVIAGGYNGSIAGDEHCIDVGCKVVDGHCIRTIHAEQNALMQCAKFGVPTDGAEVYVTHFPCLHCTKLMIQAGIRHIYYETPYHIDPYAQELLEKAGVETTRIRVDLEKYISALPKEISLIPEKRDNGNFTRGV
- a CDS encoding CoA-binding protein; translation: MSISDAEIKEILQETRRIAIVGLSNKPDRDSYKVAKYLQEAGFTIIPINPVVDEVLGVKAVPSLLQLTEPVDLIDVFRRSEETVPIAEQSVKTGAKVLWLQLGIKNEEAERIAREAGMKVVMDRCIKIEHARLLGKKG